The following are encoded together in the Mastacembelus armatus chromosome 6, fMasArm1.2, whole genome shotgun sequence genome:
- the LOC113133293 gene encoding anoctamin-2-like: MLMTTEMSESSSIHSLKLVSLARSLSGLGLDVINGGPINPPGENELPPPESGIDLGPGLYFSDGKRKVDYVLCYKYKKRHASRAHLSLASNGSIPIPIPGLWEVESGEASAPAGDAEEPKLSEEEKALMREEFEAGLLEAGLQIERDKERSNGLRFIRLHIPWPILSREAELQKIKVPVKKKCELRKRTGIAGTWDAFVTKVNTPFQPDVPDFDIQRDSQTCIRLKTLKHPFIRDKLHLYDIRSTETVFDNATRSRIVTEIISRTTCRQTCQTTGINSLLARGVYDSAFPLHDGSFTRRGQKDQRNDRQTLHEEWANYGVMHKYQPVDLIRKYFGEQIGLYFAWLGVYTQLLIPPSVLGIIVFLYGIFTVDANVPSQETCDDSLNFTMCPLCDGVCDYWRLSTVCSLARASYLFDNGATVLFAIFMSLWAAWFLEHWKRRQMYLKHAWDLTSLEDEEERVQEELRPEYEEALQEKKAKMKTQSKTKLIQDGDGVDGETDQMLASQREPESLDIEDHLSGYLINVSTLLLLILVTFSAVFGVAVYRICMLSVWSMNPDPEAKASVRMTVTTTGIILNMLVVLVLEEVYGAIAVWLTELELPKTKEEFEEKLIFKSFFLKSMNAFAPIFYVAFFKGRFAGRPGDYFYVFEDYRMEECAPPGCLIELCIQLSMIMLGKQLIQNNVFEILIPKLKKMYRTMQEQQGMRRAAEYEGNETEEKRPKQQFDKDFTLEPFEGVSPEYMEMMIQYGFVSLFVASFPLAPAFALLNNVIEIRLDAAKFVTEIRRPDAVRCKDIGIWYNILDGISKFSVITNAFVISFTSEFVPRMVYQYIYSVNGTMNGYTEHSLSYFNVSNFPPGSAPNTTLITGVSMCRYKDYRDPPWAPDAYTFSKQYWSVLAAKLAFVIFFQNLAMFLSMLVAWMIPDIPQSLREQLKKESMMLMEFLLNHDQEARAKSQSLNPSTPCFPTNIDIVVEAPPEEQQEQQEVEISLDEPRKTSDSDSEVGESFTEVEGNGKEQGGGIEEDKGGQVEIEEMEKDGEINKEDEKMSNEPEGEEKEEEGQRNEEVNDEKFSVDLDAFMHELGLLEEEPSSSTTKDAELPHSGSNQSYQKEQELSSHSSSKRGSIQSLKRCRAETTNSEIETRLFSLIAPPPREPATRAKTRCSTLPSRHRGAEACYSLPRPSHSTSLTRLQQSASSGPLPPLDTLVSPSSPHPTQSPSASLESPQPKTSIELFMLKGPPHQQPRSRGKARCSTLPLRQRAPNPEEHSSKPSHSTSFTKLGDHIPPSPSELKRNTPV, encoded by the exons ATGCTTATGACCACAGAAATGAGTGAGTCATCGTCCATTCACTCCCTTAAGCTTGTTTCATTGGCCCGTTCACTGTCTGGGCTTGGGCTCGATGTCATCAACGGAGGTCCCATCAACCCCCCTGGCGAAAACGAGCTGCCTCCCCCG gAATCCGGCATTGATCTAGGCCCTGGGCTTTATTTCTCTGATGGCAAGAGAAAAGTGGACTATGTCCTGtgttacaaatacaaaaaaagacatGCATCAAGGGCTCACCTTTCCCTTGCATCCAATGGGAGTATACCAATACCAATACCGGGCCTATGGGAAGTAGAGTCTGGGGAGGCAAGTGCACCTGCAGGAGATGCAGAGGAGCCAAAGCTCTCTGAGGAGGAAAAGGCTTTAATGAGGGAGGAGTTTGAGGCAGGACTACTGGAAGCTGGACTACAGATAGAGCGTGACAAAGAG AGGTCAAATGGCTTAAGGTTTATCCGGCTACACATCCCATGGCCGATTCTCAGCCGAGAAGCAGAGCTTCAGAAGATCAAAGTTCCTGTGAAAAAG AAGTGTGAGTTGCGGAAAAGGACGGGCATTGCTGGGACATGGGATGCCTTTGTGACCAAAGTCAACACACCGTTTCAACCAGACGTCCCTGACTTTGACATCCAGAGAGACTCACAGACATGCATCCGCCTCAAAACCCTTAAACACCCTTTTATCAGAGACAAGCTCCACCT ATATGACATCAGGTCAACAGAGACTGTATTTGACAATGCCACACGCAGCAGAATT GTGACTGAGATTATTTCACGCACTACCTGCAGACAAACTTGCCAAACTACTG GCATCAACTCATTATTGGCTCGGGGTGTCTATGACTCTGCCTTCCCTCTGCATGAT GGGTCGTTCACgaggagaggacagaaagaTCAGCGAAATGACAGACAG ACCCTCCATGAAGAATGGGCCAACTATGGAGTCATGCATAAATACCAACCTGTGGACCTGATcag GAAATACTTCGGCGAACAGATTGGGTTGTATTTTGCCTGGCTTGGTGTTTATACTCAGCTCCTCATCCCTCCCTCTGTACTGGGCATCATTGTCTTCCTGTATGGCATATTTACTGTGGATGCCAATGTGCCAAG CCAGGAGACATGTGATGACAGCCTGAACTTTACCATGTGTCCGCTGTGTGATGGAGTGTGTGACTACTGGCGTCTCAGTACAGTGTGCTCACTGGCCCGGGCTTCGTACCTGTTTGACAATGGAGCCACTGTCCTCTTTGCTATTTTCATGTCTCTGTGGG CTGCCTGGTTCCTTGAGCATTGGAAAAGGCGACAGATGTATTTGAAACATGCATGGGACCTTACGAGCttggaggatgaggag GAACGAGTCCAG GAAGAGCTGAGGCCTGAATATGAAGAAGCtctacaggaaaaaaaagctaagATGAAAACACAGTCAAAGACAAAG TTGATTCAAGATGGAGATGGTGTTGATGGAGAAACAGACCAGATGCTGGCCTCCCAG AGAGAGCCAGAGTCTCTAGACATTGAGGATCACCTGTCTGGTTATCTCATCAATGTGTCAACCTTACTGTTGCTG atccTCGTGACCTTCTCGGCAGTGTTTGGGGTTGCAGTTTACCGTATCTGCATGCTAAGTGTGTGGTCAATGAACCCTGATCCTGAAGCCAAGGCCAGCGTGAGGATGACCGTCACTACCACAGGGATCATCCTCAACATGTTGGTTGTTTTGGTGCTAGAAGAGGTCTATGGAGCAATTGCTGTGTGGCTGACTGAACtag AACTTCCTAAGACTAAGGAGGAGTTTGAAGAGAAGCTGATCTTCAAATCTTTCTTTCTCAAATCCATGAACGCCTTTGCACCTATTTTCTACGTGGCCTTCTTCAAGGGCAG GTTTGCTGGGCGGCCTGGCGATTATTTTTACGTCTTTGAGGACTATCGCATGGAGGAG tGTGCTCCGCCAGGCTGCCTCATCGAGCTTTGCATCCAGCTCAGCATGATCATGCTGGGAAAGCAACTCATCCAAAACAATGTGTTTGAGATTCTTATACC taagctgaaaaaaatgtatagaaCAATGCAGGAACAACAAGGAATGAGGAGAGCAGCAGAATATGAGGGGaatgaaacagaagagaagagaccAAAACAGCAATTTGACAAAGATTTCACCCTTGAACCCTTTGAAGGTGTCAGCCCAGAATACATGGAAATGA TGATCCAGTATGggtttgtgtctctgtttgtggcCTCTTTCCCACTGGCGCCAGCATTCGCTCTGCTCAACAATGTCATTGAGATTCGCCTTGACGCTGCAAAATTTGTCACAGAGATCCGACGGCCCGATGCTGTGAGGTGTAAAGACATAG GGATTTGGTACAACATTCTCGATGGAATCAGCAAGTTCTCTGTCATTACCAAt GCATTTGTCATCTCCTTCACGTCAGAGTTTGTTCCACGAATGGTTTACCAGTACATCTACAGTGTAAATGGTACCATGAATGGCTACACAGAGCACTCACTGTCCTACTTTAATGTCAGCAACTTCCCACCAGGCAGTGCACCCAACACCACGCTGATCACTGGAGTGTCCATGTGCAG GTATAAGGACTACAGAGACCCACCATGGGCACCAGATGCATACACCTTCTCTAAACAGTACTGGTCTGTCCTGGCAGCAAAACTGGCCTTTGTAATATTCTTCCAG AACCTTGCAATGTTCCTCAGCATGTTGGTTGCCTGGATGATTCCTGATATACCACAGTCTCTGCGGGAACAGCTGAAGAAAGAGAGCATGATGCTGATGGAGTTTCTGCTGAATCACGACCAAGAAGCACGTGCCAAATCTCAATCCCTAAACCCCTCGACCCCCTGCTTCCCCACCAACATAGACATTGTGGTGGAAGCGCCACCAGAAGAACAACAGGAGCAGCAAGAAGTTGAGATCAGCTTGGATGAACCTAGAAAGACCAGTGATAGTGATTCGGAGGTCGGAGAGTCATTTACAGAAGTTGAAGGAAATGGAAAGGAACAGGGAGGAGGTATAGAAGAAGATAAGGGTGGACAGGTAGAAAtagaagaaatggaaaaagatggagaaataaataaagaggatGAAAAGATGTCTAATGAGccagagggagaagagaaagaagaagaaggacaaagaaatgaagaagtAAATGATGAGAAGTTTAGTGTTGATCTTGACGCCTTCATGCATGAACTGGGCCTGTTAG AGGAGGAACCATCCTCAAGCACAACTAAAGATGCAGAGCTTCCCCACTCAGGCTCAAACCAGAGCTACCAGAAAGAGCAGGAACTTTCATCTCATTCATCATCTAAAAGAGGCTCAATCCAGAGTCTGAAGAGGTGCAGAGCAGAAACTACAAATTCTGAAATTGAGACAAGACTCTTCTCACTAATTGCTCCTCCTCCCAGAGAGCCAGCCACAAGGGCAAAGACTCGCTGCTCCACCCTGCCTTCCCGCCACAGAGGGGCCGAGGCTTGTTACAGCTTGCCACGGCCCAGCCACTCCACCAGCCTCACAAGGCTCCAGCAATCAGCCTCATCCGGCCCGCTACCTCCTCTGGACACACTGGTGTCACCTTCATCTCCGCATCCCACACAGTCCCCATCAGCCAGTCTTGAGTCCCCACAGCCCAAAACCTCCATTGAACTATTCATGCTGAAAGGCCCTCCACACCAGCAGCCACGATCTCGGGGCAAAGCCAGGTGCTCCACTCTGCCTCTACGACAAAGAGCTCCCAATCCTGAAGAGCATTCGTCCAAGCCTAGTCATTCGACCAGTTTTACAAAGCTGGGAGACCACATCCCCCCTTCCCCCAGTGAACTAAAACGCAACACACCAGTATGA